In Primulina eburnea isolate SZY01 chromosome 5, ASM2296580v1, whole genome shotgun sequence, a single window of DNA contains:
- the LOC140831479 gene encoding uncharacterized protein: protein MSTVWRILVPHPLPLDPATVPGLCVANHSSHSVPTVSITDPRALFNPNSPPEVSSQSLVELVRSQGVPHSDPHSFISPSIGDVLHFPGRRAESCDGIDLDGEIRDTDMSHVNKRLTDSGDFQPKKNRRRARGLRNTKSEQRLHALIQLKRVQILAILEPMSVLDPSSMTRRLGFHGVVSNVSNQIWVFFSEDVTVELVVDHEQFLHLKLSAPFLPSDVFCSFVYAKCDYIERRHLWDSLIQVKPASGPWLVGGDFNVVRESLECLVSSEGRLLPMGEFNSFILDSGLIDAGFEGSSFTWTNKTIWKRLDRVLVSAGMPRLFAKLKRLKNHLKWWNRDVFGNIFDNIIQAEKAVKLAEAACETNPSTLHWTRLSECNAQLAETIAMEEDFWKQKAACKWLEDGERNTKLFHNMVKKKRVTNKIFRIWDNGTCLTSPALIQQSGAAFFENLLTGNPSAWDRPVFHDFSPVISDLENNCLVALPTLEEVRATVFSIHRDSAAGPDGYSSAFFQHCWEIIHQDVFAAVLDFFCGSPMLQSFTATTITLIPKVDGAQAWTDFRPISLCNVTNKIISKLLYSRLSKVVGKLISPNQSGFVPGRVISDNILLAQELTHSLGLPSRGGNVILKLDMAKAYDRVQWPFLLSVLRHLGFSEPVVSLVSACISHCKFSVNINGTPAGFFASTRGLRQGDPLSPLLFIIGAEYLSRGLNSLFLRHPGLKFRSGCDTLISHLAYADVIIIFANGGARGMRCIKEFLWHYENCSGQLVNVAKSAIILPPRSPECLRTCLLRITGFAEGQLPLKYLGVPLFRGNRKSTLFEPLLMSVRKKLEGWESRTLSPGSRMTLLRSVLLSMPINLFQVIQPPLAVIEKLELIFNGFLWGSRTLEKKWHWARWSRACLPTQEGGLGCRRLKDLVDSFSVKLWFRFRQGASLWARFLLQKYCRLDHPASVPLRGSISPTCRRLLQIRARAEPDIRWRVGSGDVSFWDDIWFGDTPLSDQSVVRGPRAARVSSFLSEGTWDFNSLCSVVPPSIATEITLIPVTAGESDVARWTHSANGVFLLKSAWEQIRMRAPVSDIFTPFWGRCLRPTISFFLWRLWHRWLPVDEVLQSRGISLGSKCQCYAMPETFCHIFLDGPVARSVWHFFGAVFRVQIPHTSDFLLFLSSWKRNMAWTPGGHMKEFLPFIILWFLWTVRNDAKHRRRPISGETVKHHILSYIRLAHSASLVKPKLWLGFSQAAGLLGVSVILRPVLKMTIVRWLRPPPGVFKLNVDGSSRGSPGDSSVGGVVRDSSGRVALSFSEFIGVGTNVRAELWAVWRGLLLFSDLSLFPLWIETDSLISIQIIRYRQCQWRFDHIVSRIHCLLRGRSVHMTHIFREGNSVADALATVAHSLRRYNVEFSSFLPRHISMLARSDSTGLPYLRSRSFL, encoded by the exons ATGTCGACTGTGTGGAGGATCTTGGTTCCGCACCCCCTCCCTCTTGATCCTGCGACTGTCCCTGGCCTTTGTGTGGCCAATCACAGTAGTCATTCCGTCCCCACTGTTTCCATCACTGACCCGCGAGCTCTCTTTAATCCTAATTCTCCTCCGGAGGTCTCCTCCCAGTCGTTAGTGGAGCTTGTCCGTAGCCAGGGTGTCCCCCATTCTGATCCCCATTCTTTCATTTCCCCCTCGATTGGGGATGTCTTGCACTTTCCTGGCCGTCGAGCTGAATCTTGTGATGGGATTGACCTTGACGGTGAGATCCGGGACACTGATATGTCCCATGTTAATAAGCGCCTCACTGATTCGGGTGACTTCCAACCGAAAAAGAACAGGCGCAGAGCCAG GGGACTCCGGAACACGAAATCTGAACAGAGGCTTCATGCCTTAATTCAGCTTAAGCGTGTTCAGATCCTAGCCATTCTTGAACCTATGTCTGTCCTTGACCCTAGTTCTATGACTAGGCGATTAGGCTTTCACGGTGTTGTCTCTAATGTTTCTAATCAGATTTGGGTCTTCTTCTCCGAGGATGTGACGGTCGAGCTCGTGGTTGACCATGAGCAATTCCTCCACCTCAAACTTTCTGCCCCTTTTCTTCCTTCTGATGTCTTTTGCTCCTTCGTTTATGCTAAGTGCGACTACATTGAGCGGCGCCACCTTTGGGATTCTTTAATCCAAGTGAAGCCCGCTAGTGGTCCCTGGCTCGTGGGAGGCGATTTCAATGTCGTTCGGGAGTCCTTGGAGTGTCTTGTCTCCTCCGAAGGGCGACTCCTCCCCATGGGAGAGTTTAATTCCTTTATCCTTGACTCTGGTCTCATCGACGCTGGTTTTGAAGGTTCCTCGTTCACTTGGACCAACAAAACCATCTGGAAGCGTCTGGATAGAGTCCTTGTCTCTGCGG GCATGCCCCGGTTATTTGCCAAATTGAAGCGCCTCAAGAATCACCTCAAGTGGTGGAATCGAGATGTTTTTGGGAATATCTTTGATAACATCATTCAGGCCGAGAAAGCGGTCAAATTAGCTGAGGCTGCTTGTGAGACTAATCCCTCCACCCTACACTGGACTCGGCTTTCTGAATGTAATGCTCAGCTTGCCGAAACCATTGCAATGGAGGAAGACTTCTGGAAACAAAAAGCTGCTTGCAAGTGGCTTGAGGATGGTGAGAGAAACACCAAACTCTTCCACAATATGGTTAAGAAGAAGCGTGTCACGAATAAAATATTTCGTATCTGGGACAATGGGACTTGTCTCACTTCCCCAGCCCTCATCCAGCAATCTGGGGCTGCCTTCTTCGAGAACCTGCTTACTGGGAACCCCTCAGCTTGGGATCGCCCGGTCTTTCATGACTTTTCTCCGGTCATTTCTGATCTAGAGAACAACTGTCTCGTTGCCCTCCCCACTCTTGAGGAGGTTAGAGCCACTGTTTTCTCCATTCATCGAGATAGTGCGGCGGGCCCTGATGGGTATTCTTCTGCCTTTTTCCAGCATTGTTGGGAGATCATCCACCAGGATGTTTTTGCTGCTGTCCTGGACTTCTTCTGTGGCTCCCCTATGCTGCAATCCTTCACTGCCACCACTATCACCCTGATCCCAAAGGTTGATGGCGCTCAGGCTTGGACGGACTTCCGTCCTATTAGCCTCTGCAACGTCACCAATAAGATCATTTCTAAACTTCTTTACTCGCGTCTGTCGAAGGTGGTGGGGAAACTTATTTCCCCGAACCAGAGCGGGTTTGTGCCGGGAAGGGTCATCTCTGACAATATCCTCCTAGCTCAAGAGCTCACACATAGCCTAGGTCTACCCTCTCGTGGGGGTAATGTCATCCTCAAATTGGATATGGCTAAGGCGTACGATCGGGTGCAGTGGCCTTTCCTCCTTTCTGTTCTCCGACATCTTGGCTTTTCGGAACCCGTGGTGTCTCTTGTCTCTGCTTGCATCTCTCATTGCAAATTTTCTGTCAACATCAATGGTACCCCGGCTGGTTTCTTTGCCTCCACGAGGGGTCTTCGACAGGGCGATCCTCTGTCCCCCCTCCTCTTTATCATTGGGGCTGAGTACCTTTCTCGGGGCCTGAACTCCCTTTTCCTTCGTCATCCGGGCCTTAAGTTCCGCTCCGGCTGCGACACACTCATCTCCCACCTGGCCTATGCTGATGTAATCATTATCTTTGCCAACGGTGGGGCCCGCGGGATGCGTTGCATCAAAGAGTTTCTTTGGCACTACGAAAACTGCTCTGGCCAGCTGGTCAATGTAGCTAAAAGTGCGATCATTCTTCCACCCAGATCTCCTGAGTGCCTCCGCACATGCTTACTGCGTATCACTGGCTTTGCGGAAGGGCAGCTCCCTCTGAAGTACCTTGGAGTCCCTCTCTTCCGGGGGAACCGCAAGTCCACCCTCTTCGAGCCTCTTCTGATGTCCGTCAGGAAGAAACTCGAAGGGTGGGAGTCCCGCACCCTCTCTCCGGGTAGTCGTATGACCTTGCTCCGCAGTGTTCTACTCTCTATGCCGATCAACCTTTTTCAGGTCATCCAGCCCCCCCTAGCCGTTATCGAAAAGCTTGAGCTGATCTTTAATGGTTTTCTTTGGGGTTCCCGCACTCTTGAGAAAAAGTGGCATTGGGCACGTTGGTCCCGTGCATGTCTGCCTACTCAGGAAGGAGGCCTTGGGTGTCGCAGGCTGAAAGACCTGGTTGACAGCTTCTCGGTCAAACTGTGGTTCCGGTTCAGACAGGGCGCCTCTCTTTGGGCACGTTTCCTCCTGCAGAAATATTGTCGTCTTGACCATCCTGCTTCCGTCCCCCTTCGTGGCTCCATTTCTCCCACGTGTCGTCGCCTCCTCCAGATCCGGGCTCGTGCCGAGCCCGACATTCGTTGGCGAGTCGGTTCTGGAGATGTCTCTTTTTGGGATGATATTTGGTTTGGAGATACCCCTTTATCTGATCAGAGTGTGGTTCGGGGGCCTCGTGCCGCCCGTGTTTCTAGTTTTCTTTCGGAGGGTACCTGGGACTTCAATAGCCTCTGCTCTGTCGTTCCCCCCTCCATTGCTACGGAGATCACGCTGATCCCCGTTACTGCTGGGGAGTCAGACGTGGCGCGCTGGACTCATAGTGCTAATGGTGTCTTCTTGTTGAAATCGGCCTGGGAGCAGATTCGAATGAGAGCACCTGTTTCTGACATTTTCACCCCTTTCTGGGGGAGGTGTCTTCGACCTACCATATCTTTCTTCCTATGGAGGCTTTGGCATCGGTGGCTTCCGGTGGATGAGGTCCTCCAATCACGCGGCATTTCACTTGGGTCGAAATGCCAATGTTACGCCATGCCGGAGACATTCTGTCACATTTTCCTTGATGGTCCCGTTGCCCGCTCTGTGTGGCACTTCTTTGGGGCTGTTTTCCGGGTCCAGATACCCCATACTTCTGATTTCTTGCTCTTCCTCAGCTCCTGGAAGAGGAATATGGCTTGGACGCCAGGGGGCCATATGAAGGAATTTCTCCCCTTCATTATCTTGTGGTTCCTTTGGACAGTGCGTAATGATGCCAAACACCGTCGTAGGCCCATCTCTGGGGAGACGGTCAAACATCATATCCTCTCGTATATTCGTCTCGCTCACTCGGCCTCCCTCGTCAAGCCTAAACTCTGGTTGGGCTTTTCTCAGGCGGCTGGGTTGCTTGGAGTGTCTGTCATTCTTCGGCCAGTCCTGAAGATGACGATTGTTCGCTGGCTTAGACCCCCTCCCGGGGTCTTCAAGCTTAATGTTGATGGGAGCTCGAGAGGTAGCCCAGGTGATTCTTCTGTTGGCGGGGTTGTTCGGGACTCGTCGGGCCGTGTTGCCCTGTCTTTCAGTGAGTTCATCGGAGTTGGGACCAATGTTCGGGCGGAGCTGTGGGCGGTTTGGAGAGGTCTTCTCCTCTTTTCTGACCTTAGCCTTTTTCCCCTTTGGATTGAGACCGACTCCTTGATATCTATTCAGATCATCCGTTATCGTCAGTGTCAGTGGCGTTTTGACCATATTGTTTCCCGTATCCACTGTCTGTTGAGAGGGCGTTCAGTTCATATGACTCACATTTTTCGGGAGGGTAACTCGGTTGCGGATGCTCTAGCTACGGTTGCCCACTCGCTTCGACGGTACAACGTAGAGTTCAGTTCTTTCCTGCCTCGTCATATTTCGATGCTTGCCCGTTCAGACTCTACCGGGCTCCCGTATCTCAGATCGAGGtcctttttgtaa